One Curtobacterium sp. MCLR17_007 DNA window includes the following coding sequences:
- a CDS encoding PIG-L family deacetylase: protein MSFDHREPGTAPEAWTAFLETVAARPVDLAGSAAVLVVAPHPDDETLGAGGLIATAADAGFPVHVVLVSLGEGSHPDSPTTTPDELARRRAVEFRDALTELHPDVTASSLGVPDVGIREQPETLRDAVAARLDATPGRTLLVAPWRGDGHRDHRVAGEVAETLAAERDDVTLLSYPIWAWHWDDADAPAAPWDTARALPLTPGVLGRKRSALAAHRSQVLPLSPSPGDEPVVDERHGAHHLRDTEWFFGTPRSRSRESFDAHYARKPEGWDFDGSWYERRKRAVTLAALPRERYRSALEIGCATGVLTAALTDRADDVLGTDIAAAPLARAQVRAPRARFVQAALPDEWPDGAWDLVVMSEVGYYLSAEDLDRTIDHVLASLADDGVLVACHWRHPDDEAVSSGDVVDARLAERWPRAALVRHVEDDFVLSVLPGPGVRSVARTEGLAP from the coding sequence GTGAGCTTCGACCACCGCGAGCCGGGGACCGCACCCGAGGCCTGGACCGCCTTCCTCGAGACGGTCGCCGCGCGCCCCGTCGACCTGGCCGGGTCCGCCGCGGTGCTGGTCGTCGCGCCGCACCCGGACGACGAGACCCTGGGTGCCGGTGGACTCATCGCGACGGCCGCGGACGCCGGTTTCCCGGTGCACGTGGTCCTCGTCTCGCTCGGCGAGGGCTCGCACCCGGACTCGCCCACGACCACCCCGGACGAACTCGCGCGCCGCCGTGCCGTCGAGTTCCGCGACGCGCTGACGGAACTGCACCCCGACGTCACGGCCAGCTCCCTCGGGGTCCCGGACGTCGGGATCCGCGAGCAGCCCGAGACCTTGCGGGACGCCGTCGCCGCACGGCTCGACGCGACACCGGGTCGCACGCTGCTCGTGGCACCGTGGCGCGGGGACGGCCACCGCGACCACCGCGTCGCCGGCGAGGTCGCCGAGACGCTCGCCGCCGAACGGGACGACGTCACGCTGCTGTCCTACCCGATCTGGGCCTGGCACTGGGACGACGCCGACGCTCCGGCCGCCCCGTGGGACACCGCCCGGGCGCTCCCGCTGACGCCGGGGGTCCTCGGCCGCAAGCGCTCGGCGCTCGCAGCCCACCGCTCGCAGGTGCTCCCCCTCTCGCCGTCACCGGGAGACGAACCGGTGGTCGACGAGCGGCACGGAGCGCACCACCTGCGCGACACCGAGTGGTTCTTCGGCACGCCGCGGTCCCGCTCGCGCGAGTCCTTCGACGCGCACTACGCCCGGAAGCCCGAGGGGTGGGACTTCGACGGGTCCTGGTACGAGCGGCGCAAGCGTGCCGTGACCCTGGCCGCGCTCCCCCGCGAGCGCTACCGGTCCGCACTCGAGATCGGCTGCGCCACCGGTGTGCTGACCGCGGCGCTCACCGACCGGGCCGACGACGTCCTCGGGACCGACATCGCCGCGGCGCCCCTGGCCCGTGCGCAGGTCCGCGCACCCCGGGCACGCTTCGTGCAGGCCGCCCTGCCGGACGAGTGGCCCGACGGCGCGTGGGACCTCGTCGTGATGTCCGAGGTCGGCTACTACCTGTCCGCCGAGGACCTCGACCGGACGATCGACCACGTGCTCGCGTCCCTCGCCGACGACGGCGTCCTGGTCGCCTGCCACTGGCGACACCCCGACGACGAGGCCGTCTCGAGCGGTGACGTCGTCGACGCTCGACTGGCCGAGCGGTGGCCCCGCGCCGCCCTGGTCCGGCACGTCGAGGACGACTTCGTGCTGAGCGTGCTGCCCGGCCCCGGCGTGCGGTCCGTCGCCCGCACCGAGGGGCTCGCGCCGTGA
- a CDS encoding response regulator transcription factor, with protein MTISQQQTAPRLTRADGSPLRILVVDDEASLTDLLSMALRYEGWDVTSANGGQDALTKAREFKPDAMVLDVMMPDLDGLQVLGRLRQNNDDTPVLFLTAKDSVEDRVTGLTAGGDDYVTKPFSLEEVVARLRGLIRRSQISVSEAGDSRIVVGDLVLDEESYEVSRAGRPIELTATEFELLRFLMRNPRRVLSKAQILDRVWSYDFGGKSSVVEIYISYLRKKIDAGEQPMIHTVRGVGYVIKPIS; from the coding sequence GTGACCATCTCCCAGCAGCAGACAGCCCCGCGCCTCACGCGTGCCGACGGTTCGCCGTTGCGCATCCTCGTCGTCGACGACGAAGCCAGCCTCACCGACCTGCTCTCGATGGCGCTGCGCTACGAGGGGTGGGACGTCACGAGTGCCAACGGCGGGCAGGACGCCCTGACGAAGGCCCGCGAGTTCAAGCCGGACGCGATGGTGCTCGACGTGATGATGCCGGACCTCGACGGCCTGCAGGTGCTGGGTCGTCTGCGGCAGAACAACGACGACACCCCGGTGCTGTTCCTCACCGCGAAGGACTCGGTCGAGGACCGCGTCACGGGGCTGACGGCCGGCGGCGACGACTACGTCACGAAGCCGTTCTCGCTGGAAGAGGTGGTGGCACGGCTGCGCGGACTGATCCGTCGCTCGCAGATCTCGGTCTCCGAGGCCGGCGACTCGCGCATCGTCGTGGGTGACCTGGTGCTCGACGAGGAGTCGTACGAGGTGTCCCGGGCCGGCCGGCCGATCGAGCTGACCGCCACCGAGTTCGAGCTGCTGCGCTTCCTGATGCGCAACCCGCGCCGCGTGCTGAGCAAGGCGCAGATCCTCGACCGCGTGTGGTCCTACGACTTCGGCGGCAAGTCCAGCGTCGTCGAGATCTACATCTCCTACCTGCGCAAGAAGATCGACGCCGGCGAGCAGCCGATGATCCACACCGTCCGCGGTGTCGGGTACGTCATCAAGCCGATCTCCTGA
- a CDS encoding amino acid permease, which yields MSSAPPRPAQPRPARTLRHQLARRKPIDQLQADAAAGVDGQPLRRTLGVWHLTMISVGATLGTGILVVLGTAVPLAGPAVWISFILAGVAALLSALSYAEMAGAVPTSGSSYSYTYATMGEGIAWVCGWCLVLEYAVSVAAVAVGASEYVDETLRVFGLHLPTALSAPPGDGGVVNLPAAVLVLLATAVLLPGARESAWVNTLMVIVKIALLVFFVVVAFTAFQAGNFEPLAPMGAAGVTAAASRLFFSYIGFDAASTAGEEAKDPRRDLPRAIIGSIVVITALYILVAIAAIGARPWESFSSTEASLVRIVVDVTGRPWVALVFSVGAVIAIASVVLTVLYGQTRILLTMARDGLVPKVFGRVSARTGTPIANTLIVGVVVTVVAALVPLGELADATSIGTLVAFALVNVSVIILRRSQPTLERSYRVPLFPVVPVLGTLCCVLLAVFLGAGTWIAFAVWMLAGAVLYVLYGRRHSTLA from the coding sequence ATGTCGTCCGCGCCACCCCGTCCTGCCCAGCCCCGTCCCGCTCGGACCCTCCGCCATCAGCTCGCGCGGCGCAAACCGATCGACCAGCTGCAGGCAGATGCGGCAGCCGGCGTCGACGGGCAGCCGCTCCGCAGGACCCTCGGCGTCTGGCACCTGACGATGATCAGCGTCGGCGCCACGCTCGGCACCGGGATCCTCGTCGTCCTCGGGACCGCGGTGCCGCTGGCAGGGCCGGCGGTCTGGATCTCGTTCATCCTGGCGGGCGTCGCGGCGCTGTTGTCGGCGCTGTCCTACGCCGAGATGGCCGGAGCCGTGCCGACCTCGGGGTCGAGCTACTCGTACACGTACGCGACCATGGGCGAGGGCATCGCCTGGGTCTGCGGCTGGTGTCTGGTCCTCGAGTACGCCGTCTCGGTCGCCGCCGTCGCCGTGGGTGCGAGCGAGTACGTCGACGAGACGCTGCGCGTGTTCGGCCTGCACCTGCCGACGGCCCTGTCGGCTCCTCCCGGTGACGGCGGCGTCGTCAACCTGCCCGCCGCCGTGCTGGTGCTCCTCGCCACCGCGGTGCTGCTGCCGGGTGCCCGCGAGAGCGCGTGGGTGAACACCCTCATGGTCATCGTGAAGATCGCGCTGCTGGTGTTCTTCGTCGTCGTGGCGTTCACCGCGTTCCAGGCGGGCAACTTCGAGCCGCTCGCGCCGATGGGTGCTGCCGGGGTCACCGCAGCTGCCTCTCGCCTGTTCTTCTCGTACATCGGCTTCGACGCCGCCTCGACCGCGGGCGAAGAGGCGAAGGACCCGCGCCGTGACCTGCCCCGGGCGATCATCGGGTCGATCGTGGTCATCACCGCGCTGTACATCCTCGTGGCGATCGCGGCGATCGGCGCCCGGCCGTGGGAGTCGTTCTCGTCGACGGAGGCCTCGCTCGTGCGCATCGTCGTCGACGTCACCGGTCGGCCGTGGGTGGCACTCGTGTTCTCGGTCGGCGCCGTCATCGCCATCGCCAGCGTCGTGCTGACCGTCCTGTACGGCCAGACCCGCATCCTGCTCACCATGGCGCGCGACGGCCTGGTGCCGAAGGTGTTCGGACGGGTGTCGGCGCGCACCGGCACCCCGATCGCCAACACCCTCATCGTGGGGGTCGTGGTGACGGTCGTCGCCGCGCTCGTCCCCCTCGGCGAACTCGCCGACGCGACGAGCATCGGCACCCTCGTGGCCTTCGCGCTCGTCAACGTGTCGGTGATCATCCTGCGCCGATCGCAACCGACGCTCGAGCGCTCGTACCGCGTGCCGCTGTTCCCGGTCGTCCCCGTCCTGGGCACCCTGTGCTGCGTCCTGCTCGCGGTCTTCCTCGGCGCGGGCACCTGGATCGCCTTCGCCGTGTGGATGCTCGCCGGCGCCGTGCTCTACGTGCTGTACGGCCGCCGGCACAGCACCCTCGCCTGA
- the rplJ gene encoding 50S ribosomal protein L10 — translation MANKEAAVAELTESFRSSNAVLLTEYRGLTVAQLKELRNSIREHATYAVVKNTLTKIAANNAGISSFDDELAGPSALAFVHGDTVAVAKSLRAFAKANPELVVKGGYFDGNPLSATEVDKLADLESREVLLGKLAGAFKASLFGAAYLFNAPLSQAVRTVDALREKQESAA, via the coding sequence ATGGCGAACAAGGAAGCTGCGGTCGCCGAGCTCACGGAGTCCTTCCGTAGCTCGAACGCCGTTCTGCTCACCGAGTACCGCGGTCTCACGGTCGCGCAGCTCAAGGAGCTCCGCAACTCGATCCGTGAGCACGCCACGTACGCCGTGGTGAAGAACACGCTGACCAAGATCGCGGCGAACAACGCCGGCATCTCGTCGTTCGACGACGAGCTCGCCGGTCCGTCCGCTCTCGCCTTCGTCCACGGTGACACCGTCGCCGTCGCGAAGTCGCTGCGTGCATTCGCCAAGGCGAACCCCGAGCTCGTGGTCAAGGGCGGTTACTTCGACGGTAACCCGCTCTCCGCGACCGAGGTGGACAAGCTCGCCGACCTCGAATCCCGTGAAGTGCTGCTCGGCAAGCTCGCCGGTGCCTTCAAGGCTTCGCTGTTCGGTGCTGCGTACCTGTTCAACGCACCCCTCTCGCAGGCCGTCCGCACGGTGGACGCCCTCCGCGAGAAGCAGGAGTCCGCGGCCTGA
- a CDS encoding acyl-CoA/acyl-ACP dehydrogenase, with product MIRSAAWPADATGVDVDALTAAAGRAGSTPSDRLALARAVAVTTPPLSAGTAGRAFVTLAAVAAVDVALARTVEPHLDALGILAQAGVAVPEGSTWGVFAAEGPGVQLTATPSSVGDDSVVLDGTKPWCSLASSLSHALVTAHVEDERQLFAVDLRQDGVAPHDEAWVARGMPDVPSGPVDFDGVTAAPVGGPGWYLTRPGFAWGGIGVAACWWGGAVGLARVLRDHATQRPDAELLRVALGAVVTDLADAEDALADAAARIDGGQETDWALLAQTVRSRVRRAVDAVRTRVVSAVGPGPLTSDPAVAARVADLELYVLQDHGDRDLARIGRMVLDRGGVAW from the coding sequence ATGATCCGTTCCGCCGCCTGGCCCGCCGACGCCACCGGCGTCGACGTCGACGCGCTCACGGCAGCGGCCGGGAGGGCCGGCTCGACCCCGTCCGACCGGCTCGCCCTGGCACGCGCGGTCGCGGTGACCACCCCGCCCCTGTCCGCGGGCACGGCAGGCCGGGCCTTCGTGACGCTCGCGGCCGTCGCCGCGGTCGACGTCGCCCTCGCCCGCACCGTTGAACCACACCTGGACGCGCTCGGGATCCTGGCGCAGGCCGGGGTCGCGGTGCCGGAGGGGTCGACGTGGGGCGTGTTCGCGGCCGAGGGCCCCGGGGTGCAGCTCACCGCGACGCCGTCGTCCGTCGGGGACGACAGCGTCGTGCTCGACGGCACGAAGCCGTGGTGTTCGCTCGCGTCGTCGTTGTCCCACGCGCTGGTCACCGCCCACGTCGAGGACGAGCGGCAGCTGTTCGCCGTGGACCTGCGCCAGGACGGTGTCGCCCCGCACGACGAGGCCTGGGTCGCACGGGGCATGCCCGACGTGCCGAGCGGCCCGGTGGACTTCGACGGGGTCACGGCCGCACCGGTCGGCGGTCCCGGCTGGTACCTCACCCGTCCCGGCTTCGCGTGGGGCGGCATCGGCGTCGCAGCCTGCTGGTGGGGCGGAGCCGTCGGCCTCGCTCGGGTCCTCCGTGACCACGCCACGCAGCGTCCGGACGCCGAACTGCTGCGCGTCGCCCTCGGTGCCGTCGTGACCGACCTGGCCGACGCCGAGGACGCCCTGGCCGACGCCGCCGCCCGGATCGACGGCGGGCAGGAGACGGACTGGGCGCTCCTCGCGCAGACCGTGCGCTCGCGGGTCCGGCGTGCGGTCGACGCCGTCCGCACCCGGGTCGTCAGCGCGGTCGGCCCGGGTCCGCTGACGTCCGACCCCGCCGTCGCGGCCCGGGTCGCCGACCTCGAGCTCTACGTCCTGCAGGACCACGGCGACCGGGACCTCGCCCGCATCGGCCGGATGGTCCTCGACCGCGGTGGTGTCGCGTGGTGA
- a CDS encoding ABC transporter ATP-binding protein: MSMMRGGGHGGRISSGDFDAQRAANAQAPAVPHLLRRIAGLFVPHRRSIVFTIALVLVGAALSVIPPLLTQQAFDRGLFPESGTPNVPVLFWLVSGMVALWIASAGVGVWQTYLTATVGNKVMGALRMRLFAHLQRMELAFFTRTKTGVIQSRLQNDVGGVASVLNNTISSVLGNTVTVIAAVVAMLLLSWQMTIVAVVLLPLLVIAQRRVGQVRAKIAGQTQESLSDMTAITQEALSVSGILLAKSFNQQRAETHRYGDENRNQISLQVRQQMSGQWFFAIVQIFLSIIPAIIYLVAAYLILGGVPITAGTIVAFTTVQSRLLFPTVGLLRVVLDLQTSGALFARIFEYLDLKPAITDSPAAAKVDESRVGHVAFDDVTFTYPDGEADKPTLRGVSFELQPGQFAAFVGPSGAGKTTVSYLVPRLYEATKGSVRFAGADVRDLEHEDLMRHVGIVSQETYLFHATIGDNLRYAKPDATDAELERAARAANIHETIASFPDGYDTVVGERGYRLSGGEKQRIAIARVMLKDPPVLVLDEATSALDSISERVVQAALDAAARGRTTISIAHRLSTVRDADVIFVLDHGRIVEQGTHEELLALDGIYTTLNQQQAAPIDALGT, encoded by the coding sequence ATGAGCATGATGCGCGGCGGCGGCCACGGTGGCCGCATCTCGAGCGGCGACTTCGACGCGCAGCGTGCCGCGAACGCCCAGGCGCCGGCGGTCCCGCACCTGCTGCGGCGGATCGCCGGGCTGTTCGTCCCGCACCGTCGCTCGATCGTCTTCACGATCGCCCTGGTGCTCGTGGGGGCCGCGCTGTCGGTGATCCCGCCCCTGTTGACGCAGCAGGCCTTCGACCGGGGACTGTTCCCCGAGTCGGGGACGCCGAACGTGCCGGTGCTGTTCTGGCTGGTCAGCGGGATGGTCGCCCTGTGGATCGCGAGCGCCGGTGTCGGTGTCTGGCAGACGTACCTGACGGCGACCGTCGGCAACAAGGTGATGGGGGCGCTGCGCATGCGGCTCTTCGCGCACCTGCAGCGGATGGAGCTGGCGTTCTTCACCCGGACCAAGACCGGCGTGATCCAGTCGCGTCTGCAGAACGACGTGGGCGGCGTCGCGAGCGTGCTGAACAACACGATCTCCTCGGTGCTCGGCAACACCGTGACGGTGATCGCCGCAGTCGTCGCGATGCTGCTGCTCAGCTGGCAGATGACCATCGTGGCCGTCGTCCTGCTGCCGCTGCTCGTGATCGCGCAGCGTCGGGTCGGTCAGGTCCGCGCGAAGATCGCCGGGCAGACGCAGGAATCGCTGTCGGACATGACCGCGATCACCCAAGAGGCACTGAGCGTGTCGGGGATCCTCCTCGCCAAGAGCTTCAACCAGCAGCGGGCCGAGACCCACCGCTACGGCGACGAGAACCGCAACCAGATCTCGCTGCAGGTCCGCCAGCAGATGTCCGGACAGTGGTTCTTCGCCATCGTGCAGATCTTCCTGTCGATCATCCCGGCGATCATCTACCTGGTGGCGGCGTACCTGATCCTCGGTGGCGTCCCGATCACCGCCGGCACGATCGTCGCGTTCACGACCGTGCAGTCGCGGCTGCTGTTCCCGACCGTGGGGCTGCTGCGTGTCGTGCTCGACCTGCAGACCTCCGGCGCGCTGTTCGCCCGCATCTTCGAGTACCTCGACCTCAAGCCGGCCATCACGGACTCGCCTGCTGCGGCCAAGGTCGACGAGAGTCGGGTCGGACACGTCGCCTTCGACGACGTCACCTTCACCTACCCGGACGGCGAAGCCGACAAGCCCACGCTGCGCGGTGTGTCGTTCGAGCTCCAGCCAGGGCAGTTCGCCGCCTTCGTGGGGCCGTCCGGTGCCGGCAAGACGACGGTGTCCTACCTGGTGCCACGACTGTACGAGGCCACGAAGGGGTCGGTCCGTTTCGCCGGGGCCGACGTCCGCGACCTCGAGCACGAGGACCTCATGCGGCACGTCGGCATCGTCAGCCAAGAGACCTACCTCTTCCACGCGACCATCGGCGACAACCTCCGGTACGCCAAGCCGGACGCCACCGACGCCGAGCTCGAGCGCGCTGCACGGGCAGCGAACATCCACGAGACGATCGCGTCCTTCCCCGACGGCTACGACACGGTGGTCGGGGAGCGCGGGTACCGGTTGTCCGGGGGTGAGAAGCAGCGGATCGCGATCGCTCGCGTCATGCTCAAGGACCCGCCCGTGCTCGTCCTCGACGAAGCCACGAGTGCGCTCGACTCGATCTCCGAGCGGGTCGTGCAGGCCGCGCTCGATGCCGCAGCGCGAGGACGCACGACCATCTCGATCGCGCACCGCCTGTCGACCGTGCGGGATGCCGACGTGATCTTCGTGCTCGACCACGGACGGATCGTGGAGCAGGGGACCCATGAGGAGCTGCTCGCGCTGGACGGCATCTACACGACGTTGAACCAGCAGCAGGCAGCGCCGATCGACGCCCTCGGCACCTGA
- a CDS encoding HAMP domain-containing sensor histidine kinase: MTLRRRLVLSIVALVVAVSAVIGAGSIIALFSIQRSAIDEQLQFATGRAQRSVEQQGGNGPGLDIGRPSGQAAGTLTVYFLNGDAVVGSVLDNDGDIDRLSGSVVAPLGSVTVDKQPHTIDLGGDLGRYRVTAATVGPAVLVVGLPMAPVYESVWKLFGVVLAVTALALLAASLGAAVVVRRSLRPLERVAETASTVARMPLERSDALDGVRVPDTDPRTEVGRVGTAFNRMLEHIGGAMQARERSEQKVRQFVADASHELRTPLASVRGYAELTRRMGGDLPPDVVYAMGRIESESLRMTSMVEDLLLLARLDEGREIQFDDVDLTGLVFDAVNDAHAASPEHPIDVDVPDQPVVVPGDAARLHQVIVNLVTNARTHTPEGTRITVGIATRDAGVDLTVRDTGQGIDPGFLPKLFERFARADSSRSRSAGSTGLGLAIVDAVVQAHGGSVEVASEPGDTVFTVHLPAVAPQADVDGSARSVDSAASWATVPDRA, encoded by the coding sequence GTGACCCTGCGCCGTCGGCTCGTCCTGAGCATCGTCGCCCTCGTCGTCGCCGTCAGCGCGGTGATCGGTGCGGGCAGCATCATCGCGCTCTTCTCGATCCAGCGTTCCGCGATCGACGAGCAGCTGCAGTTCGCCACGGGTCGCGCGCAGCGTTCGGTGGAGCAGCAGGGCGGGAACGGCCCCGGTCTCGACATCGGCCGACCGTCGGGGCAGGCCGCCGGGACCCTCACCGTGTACTTCCTCAACGGCGACGCGGTGGTCGGCAGCGTCCTCGACAACGACGGTGACATCGACCGCCTGTCCGGGAGCGTCGTCGCGCCGCTCGGGTCGGTGACGGTCGACAAGCAGCCACACACGATCGACCTCGGCGGCGACCTGGGTCGGTACCGGGTCACCGCGGCCACGGTCGGCCCCGCCGTGCTCGTCGTCGGTCTGCCGATGGCGCCCGTCTACGAGAGCGTCTGGAAGCTGTTCGGGGTGGTGCTCGCGGTCACCGCACTCGCCCTGCTCGCGGCGTCGCTCGGCGCAGCGGTCGTCGTCCGCCGGTCACTCCGACCCCTCGAACGCGTCGCGGAGACGGCCTCGACCGTGGCTCGGATGCCCCTGGAACGCAGTGACGCCCTCGACGGCGTGCGCGTCCCGGACACCGACCCGCGCACCGAGGTCGGCCGTGTCGGCACCGCGTTCAACCGGATGCTCGAGCACATCGGCGGCGCGATGCAGGCCCGTGAACGCTCCGAGCAGAAGGTCCGGCAGTTCGTCGCGGACGCCTCGCACGAGCTCCGGACGCCCCTGGCCTCGGTGCGCGGGTACGCCGAACTCACCCGCCGCATGGGCGGGGACCTGCCGCCGGACGTCGTCTACGCCATGGGCCGCATCGAGTCCGAGTCCCTGCGCATGACGAGCATGGTCGAGGACCTGCTGCTCCTCGCGCGCCTCGACGAGGGCCGCGAGATCCAGTTCGACGACGTCGACCTGACCGGGCTGGTGTTCGACGCCGTCAACGACGCGCACGCGGCGTCGCCGGAGCACCCCATCGACGTGGACGTGCCGGACCAGCCCGTGGTCGTCCCCGGCGACGCGGCTCGCCTGCACCAGGTCATCGTCAACCTCGTCACCAACGCCAGGACCCACACCCCCGAGGGCACGCGCATCACCGTGGGCATCGCGACGCGCGACGCCGGCGTGGACCTGACCGTGCGGGACACCGGCCAGGGCATCGACCCCGGGTTCCTGCCGAAGCTGTTCGAGCGGTTCGCGCGGGCCGACAGCTCACGGTCGCGGAGCGCGGGCTCGACCGGCCTCGGGCTGGCCATCGTCGACGCGGTCGTGCAGGCCCACGGCGGTTCGGTCGAGGTCGCCAGCGAGCCGGGGGACACCGTGTTCACCGTGCACCTGCCCGCCGTCGCTCCGCAGGCGGATGTCGACGGCTCGGCCCGCTCGGTGGACTCGGCTGCATCATGGGCCACCGTGCCGGACCGCGCGTAG
- the rplL gene encoding 50S ribosomal protein L7/L12: MAKLSQDELIEAFKELTLIELSDFVKKFEEVFEVTAAAPVAAAAAPGAAAPAEEVEEKTEFDVILKSAGDKKIQVIKEVRSLTSLGLGEAKALVETPDAKVLEGANKEAADKAKAALEAAGATVEVA, translated from the coding sequence ATGGCGAAGCTTTCGCAGGACGAGCTCATCGAGGCCTTCAAGGAGCTCACGCTCATCGAACTCTCGGACTTCGTGAAGAAGTTCGAAGAGGTCTTCGAGGTCACCGCTGCTGCCCCCGTTGCCGCTGCTGCGGCTCCCGGTGCTGCTGCCCCGGCCGAAGAGGTCGAGGAGAAGACCGAGTTCGACGTCATCCTCAAGTCGGCTGGCGACAAGAAGATCCAGGTCATCAAGGAGGTCCGCAGCCTCACGTCGCTCGGCCTCGGCGAGGCCAAGGCCCTGGTCGAGACCCCCGACGCCAAGGTGCTCGAGGGTGCGAACAAGGAAGCCGCTGACAAGGCGAAGGCAGCCCTCGAGGCCGCTGGCGCCACGGTCGAGGTCGCGTAA
- a CDS encoding glycosyltransferase produces MTPPHAATRIDVVVPAHQEADRISACLAALDAATVRLAIERPDVSVGVTVVLDGCTDGTASVVARHLVQTLETAHVGVGRARSLGVARALASGSADLTGRWLAHTDADSRVHADWLVQQADALADGSHVLVGAVVPDPADLDPEVFARWTVAHPPGAALGHVHGANLGVRADAYVALGGFDPVPEHEDVRLVERAHALGLRVAATTDLPVVTSGRFTGRTPGGYAEHLRRTYAP; encoded by the coding sequence GTGACGCCGCCGCACGCTGCAACACGGATCGACGTCGTGGTCCCGGCCCACCAGGAGGCCGACCGCATCAGCGCGTGCCTCGCGGCGCTCGACGCAGCGACCGTCCGGCTGGCGATCGAGCGGCCGGACGTGTCCGTCGGTGTCACCGTGGTCCTCGACGGGTGCACCGACGGCACCGCGTCCGTCGTGGCGCGGCACCTGGTGCAGACCCTCGAGACCGCGCACGTCGGGGTCGGACGGGCCCGGTCGCTCGGCGTCGCACGGGCACTGGCGTCCGGCAGCGCCGACCTGACCGGTCGGTGGCTGGCACACACCGACGCCGACTCCCGCGTGCACGCCGACTGGCTCGTGCAGCAGGCCGACGCCCTCGCCGACGGGTCGCACGTGCTGGTCGGCGCCGTCGTGCCCGACCCCGCCGACCTCGACCCCGAGGTGTTCGCCCGCTGGACCGTCGCGCACCCGCCCGGGGCGGCACTCGGGCACGTGCACGGCGCGAACCTCGGCGTCCGCGCCGACGCCTACGTGGCGCTCGGCGGCTTCGACCCCGTCCCCGAGCACGAGGACGTGCGCCTCGTCGAACGCGCCCACGCGCTCGGGCTGCGGGTCGCGGCGACGACCGACCTCCCCGTCGTGACCAGCGGACGCTTCACCGGGCGCACCCCGGGCGGGTACGCCGAGCACCTGCGTCGGACCTACGCCCCTTAG